The following DNA comes from Treponema primitia ZAS-1.
ACGTAAAGTAAAAACCGGACCCGACCTAGTTCGGGGTCTTTTTTATGGGCTTATCCGTTCAATCTAAATTTAATACCGTTGTTGGGTTTTCTAAGTCCCTGCTTAGCTTTGTTATCCGGTGAACACCCGTGCCGCTTTCAAGGACATAGAGTGAATCGTCATCCCACCCTACGATGCGTTGGAAATAATGGGTTCCCGCATCAGCGGTGGTCTTTGCCTTGCTGATATCAATTTTCTCCGCAGTAACCGGGGCATTAGCATCAATGGCGCGTATACTGCTGGTGTTATTGGTGCTTTCAACTATGGCATATAGATAGTTATCGATAACCCGTAAATCCCGAAGGTGGGCTTTAGTATCTAATTCAACAGACCCAATAGAGGTACCATCCTGTTTGTACTTTAAAATGGTTGGAACGTCTTTTACCAATACACCCGTATCAACACCTATATATATAAAGGTATCATTACCATTATTGTGAGTTGAAACAAATTGCAGATCTGAAAAAAACTCAAAAAGGTCCCCAGTGTCCGTCCATTGCTTCTGCCTAGTACCGGTTGAATCAACAGAATAGAGGGTAATAATAATTCCCAATGACTTAGTAGTATAATAGATTCGCCCACCCTTTCTGTCATATCCGATGCCATAGGGCTGATTTTCACTAATACCAGTTATGGCTTCATTTTTATCGTTAACCTTGGTAAGTTGAAATTTACCGTTAACATAATTCCAAATAAATAAATTGCCATAAGGATCGAAGTCAAAGGACGGTATAATATTGTCGGACTTTATTCTCAGATTTGTTACATTTTTTGGTGTGCCACCGGGAAGATCTATATAGGAAAATAGAGGAGATTGATTGCCGCTCGGCTGTCCCAGCAGAACTATCCCTGTTTCCCGGAGAGAAAGGGGGATGGCAGCAAGATTGTTCGGGAATGGCCCTTTCGCGCTGCCTCCCAGGGATTTTATAAAAGGAAATAAATCATTCCCGGAGTGATCCACCAATGCTTTTATATCTACCGTGTAGTCATTTTCTTCAGGAATTGGAACATTATAGGAGTTGTCACTGCCACGGGTATAGTCTTTTTCTTCTCCATTAATCCTGATAATTACTTTAGAGAATGTCGGGAGCTCGCCGGGCAGATCATACACCGCCCTGGAGGAATCCCTATCCCCAAGATATATGGTTAGTTGTTTGGACAGTCCCAGGTCTTCGTTACTGAAAAAGAAACTGCAGGCGCTAAGCAGCAATACTAAGGCAATCGAAAAAATCGTTGTGTGTAATAAACGCTTATTCATGTTTCCCCCCTATTTCCCATTAGGCCTGTACCAATCAAGGCCAATCCCCAATGAACCGTTCGTCGGTGGAGGGCTTGTGCCTACCGGGGGGCCGGAAACTGTAGTGCTGTCTGTCCCTGCCGGAGCTGGGGAGGCGGCTGCCGGACGGGTGATGGTGACTCTCGCTGTGTTTACTGCCCGGCCGAAGCGGCCGCTGACGTAGCTTGATTCACCGGCCCTAACCACGGTAGGGACTCCATCGCTGCCGGAAAGATTTACCCGGCCGCTGGTGACGCTGAGGTTTTCTCCGTCAAAGTCAAAGGTAGTTCCCCGCACCGAAGCGGTGGCCATGGGACTGCGGACGGTAAAATCGATTTTTCCTCCGCTGGGTGGGCTTACTTCGGTACGTATCCGGCCGGACTGGATATATATGTCTACCTTTTCCGCATCTTGGTTCCGGGTCAGTTCTTCCAGGCTTAAGCGGGTCAGGGGACGCACGGTAATGATCGAATTACCCAGGGCTATGACCGCAGTACTCTTGATGCCCGTGGATATGCTGGCAGCCTTTGCCAGCCGCATCCCCTGTCTGGCCGCTGTCCAGTCCGCAGTGCCCGAAGCTTTAACTTCCACGGTACCCTTTAGTTCCTGGATTGTTGCGGTGGTTTCCTGGGCGGAAACAAGGGATAAGCTAAAGCAGAAACACAGTATTACTGCTAGTAGGGCATTTTTCATATATACTCCTTTACAGTGAAAAAGCAAGGCCAAGGGATATTTTCCCCCTGATGGGAGCATCCGAATCCAGGGCGTCTCCCAGACCGGGAAGGAAAACCCCGGCTCCCAGAACAGCCTGTAGATCCGATACGGGGGCCCAAATTACCGAACCGTACAATTCTGTTCCCAGGGCATAGGAATCCGCCTTCACGTACCTGGTGTAGTATGAATCGGAGAAGGAAGCCCCCAGATCGGTCCTGAGGAAGTACCCGAGGTCGGCGGAAACCGAAATGGAAGGGTTCAGGCTGAGGGTATAATTCGTCTTAATGGTCATGAGCCCCGAAAGTATGGGATCAAAAACCCGGCCCTGGGGAATGGCGGTGACCGGGACAAAGGCGTTCTCCTTTGCTCCGGAGGACCAGAGTATCGTGAAGGACAGAAGGTCCTGGAGCTTACTGGGGACTAACCAATTTACACCGGCGGAACCGGCTAGACCGATCCCGGGGTCACCTGATTCGCGTTCCGCCAGGTCTAGGGCTGCGGCGAGGTTCAGATCAAGGCCGGTAATCAGGGGGATCATAAATTTGGCGCCCAGGTACTGGGAATGGAGATAATCGTCTTTGCCGTTGAGATCGAACTGAACCAGACCGGTTAGGCTTGCCGATAGGGAGGAGCCAAAAAGCACAGGAATTTCCCAATTAAGGCCTCCAAGGAAACGCCGTGAGGCGAAGTAGACATCTGAATCAATATAGTTAAGGTAATCATCACCGGTAAGTTTTATTTCTGCCGCCTTCTTATAAAGAAGTCCGGTATAAAAGAGGCCCAGGGAAAGACGGGTCTCTTTAACTGCCAGGGAACCCTTAAGGCCGTCAAAAAGCCCGGAGGCTATTATCCCTAGGGGATCGGAAAAAGTAACACGCCCCAGTTCCAAACTTAGCCCTGTCGCAGGATAGAAAAGAAAGACCGTCCGGTTAAGCTGGGGTATGGGTTCCCAGTTATTATCCTTATCATAGTTTAGGTCAAAGGAGCCGGATGCATAGAAGCCGGTGTTTTCCCCAACGGGAGCGGCAAACCAAGGGCCGACGCTGATAGTATTGGCAAATCCATCGGCGGAATATTCCGGGCTTTCGCCGATAACAAGGCCGAAATCATAGGCGGCCAGCAACCCGGCGCTCAGGAATACCAGGATGGCGGATATCAGGGTTTTTTTAAAAATCAAAGACATGTTACAGATCCTCCCCGGTATAACTGAGGACCCGGCCGAGGATGTGCAAAAACTGCTCACCCGTAACCTTTGCGATTGGGTCGGATGAGTCCGGGATACACCGGCGGTAGCGTAATTCTCGGTAGGCGTACCGGGGGTTTGGGAAGAAGGAATACATAATTCCACCCTTAAGTTCGAAGGACTTCATGAGCAGCAGTGAAAGATCACCGGTGGAGATCTTTTTCTCAGCCTCTGCGTCGGTCGGTAACAGCCCCTTTTCCGAAGCGGTCTTGGTGGTGATTCCCGCCGCCGGAAGGATAAACTGGACTGCTTGTGTATAGGATAACTCTTTTTCGCTCAAAATGCGGTCCATATCGCGGGCATTTTGGGCATATATAAGGACTGAACTCAGCAAAAAGAGACCTAAGACAATATTTTTGCTCTGCATAGAAAACTCCCCTTACAGTATAGGTATATATTTTTGGAAAAAAAATAACAATCGGGGAGATCTCGGTTTTTTTGTAGTTTATTACTTTTATAATCAAGTATTTTTCTTATTCCCTTGACCCGCGAGCCTAAATATTATATCTTTTATATGGATGGTACGGTTATTTAGACGAGTTTTACACCAATGGTCTTTCAATCAGTCTAAAGTTTGTTGAACGTTATTGTGAATACAGCAACCGTGTTGTCTTTGCCTCCCGGGTTTCTTCACCTCCTTTTCCCGGGGGGTTTTTTTATTTGCGTTCTCAGTTGAATATGACAATATATCAAAATGTGTCATCTTGACTTTATATTCCAAAAAGGATACACTGCTCTTGGAGTATCGTTTTATGGAACAAACCCTTCCGCTTATGCTTCGGGAGCGAGCCCGGACTATACCCACCGTTGTTGCCCAATATGCAAAGGATGCAGCCGGGCATTTCCAGCCCAAGACCTACCAGCAGTTTTATACTGAAATTCTCTACACCGCGTCGGGGCTTCTTGAATTAGGAACCAAACGGGGGGACCATCTCGGTATTATTTCGGATAACCGCCAGGAATGGATAGTTACGGATTTTGCGATACTTTCCATTGGAGCTGCGGACGTGCCCCGGGGCTGTGATTCCATGGAACAGGAAATCACCTATATCCTCGGAATTACCGAATGTCCCCTGTGTTTTGTGGAAAATCAAAAACAGATTAGCAAAATTCTCGCCCGCCGGGTGGATCTGCCCCTGCTCAGTATAATTGTTTCCTATGATTCTGTTGATCAACATACTCTGGAAGCGGCGAGGGACGCCGGAATTAAGGTACTTGGATTTGGCGAATTACTGGAACTGGGTAAGGGGCGGTGTTCCCTGAATCACGGGGAGATTGAAACAGAGATGGAGAAAGGCCGGGAGGAGGATCTGGCGACCATCATCTTTACCTCCGGTACTACCGGGGAGCCCAAGGGGGTTATGCTGAGCCATAATAACTTCCTGGTGCAGCAGCCATCGTGGCGTCTGGTTTTTGAAGTAAAGACCGGAGATATCTGGCTTTCGGTTCTGCCGGTGTGGCATGTGTTTGAACGGAGTATAGAATACATCATTTTCTATCTGAACAGCGGTATCGCCTATTCCAAGCCGGTTTCTTCAATATTGCTGGCGGATTTCCAGAGTATCCGCCCCCACTGGATGGTCAGCGTCCCCCGGGTCTGGGAGTCTATCATGGACTGGTCTAACCGCCATGTAAAGAAGCAGGGCTGGATTTTTAAGAACGGCTTTGAATTTTTTATGACCGTGGGGATCATGTACAATTACTTTCGGGATCTGACCTTTGGGCGTATCCCCAACTTCCATGGCCGGGTCCGGCTTTTTGATTTTTTCATGGGGATCCTCCCCCTGATTTTGCTTTGCCCTGTCCAGTGTCTTACGGCGCTGATCGTGTTCCAGCCTATAAAAAAGCGGCTGGGCGGGCGGTTTAAGGCCGGCTTATCCGGCGGGGGCGCCCTGCCCCTTAAGGTGGACCTTTTTTTCAACGCTATCGGGATACGGCTTCAGGAGGGCTACGGTCTTACGGAAGCGGCGCCCATAGTGGCGGCCCGCCGTTACAAGGCCCCCCGGCGTACCACCGTGGGACAGCTTTTGCTTAATACCGAGGCGAGGATTGTTGACGATACGGGCACGATACTGCCTCCGGGGCACAATGGCCACCTGCAAGTAAGGGGCGGCCAGGTCATGCAGGGCTACTATCGCAAGCCGGAACTCACCGCCAAGGCGCTGTCACCCGATGGCTGGCTGGAAACCGGGGATATCGCCATGATGACCTACGATAACGAGGTGCGGATTACCGGCCGGGCTAAGGATACCATCGTGCTTCTTGGGGGCGAGAATGTTGAACCGGTTCCCATCGAAAATAAGATCCGGGAGAGTCCCTGGGTTTCCCATTGCATGATAGTTGGTCAGAACCAGAAGTACATCGCCGCCCTTGTCGTTCCCGTTCAGGAAGCATTGATGATCTTTGCAGAAGAAAACAACATCCCTATCGTAGACTACGAGTCGCTTCTGCAGCAGGCGGAGATCAACGAGCTGATATCTAATGAAGTATCCCGTCTGGTAAGCGCTCAGGCGGGGTTCAAGACCTACGAGCGGGTTTTTAAACTGAAGCTTATCCCTAAGCCCTTTGAGGCGGGGGAAGAGTTGACCGGAAAAATGGAACTTCAGCGTTCCAAGATTACCGCCAAATACGGAAAGGAAATCGGGAGCCTGTTTAAGAGCTAATCAGCCTTTGCCGTTCAGCCTCTGCGGCGATATGCATTTCCTCCAGCCTTTCCATGATAGTATCCACCACAGCCTGTTTTTTGTCCTCAACTCCCGCAGCCTCTGCCTTAAGGCGGGCGGCGTTTCTGAATTCAGCGCAGGACTGGACCGGACCCGCGGTGTACCGTATCACATCTTCCTCGACGAAATCATCCATCATGTCCCCTTGACGGATATGGAGCAGCTCGCCGTTTATGGCCACCATACACATATAGTCGAAGGATTTTATATACGAATCGATTTCTCGGACCCCTTTTTTTGTACTGGGATCCCAGGGCCGGTATCGGGTTCCGGAGGGGAAAACTAGGATGAGTTTGCCCTTAACTTTGATATCCATAAGAGCCTTCATGGCTGCCCGGTTTATGCTGTTACTGCGGACTATTTCGGCACGATCCTTGACAGGGTCCAGGTGCGACAGGGAGCGGCTGGGGTAGATCACCAGCCGGGTATGGGCGCCGGTAAAGGCCGCTACCACGGGGTTTTCCTCGTTCAGCTTGATCCCTGCGATGGCTACCAGGGCATTGGCGATGTCCTTGCCGGGATCCGGTTCTTTCCCTAAAAGATAGTGGAGCGCAGACAGATCCATATTGCTGTAGTGCTCCACAAACAGGAGACAGGAGTGCCCCGTATTGGCCTTTTCCAGAAGATCCTTTAGATGCTCAAACCCGGAGACTCCTGAACCGGGCAGGGCCAGGGTTTCAACCATTTTATGCAACAGGGGCAGGACATTTTCATCCCCCTCCTGGTAAACATTCTGTTCGGTTACCACCGAGTCTATTCTTGAACGCCGTACCGCGTCCTGTATAAGGTCTTTAAACTTGCCGCTTAATGTTTCCATCCTGATACTATAGAGTTACCTTGATAGGGTGTCAACAAAAGTCTTCCCCCCAAAGGCGGATAAGTTCAATTACCAGTTTACAGGCCATGGTCATCTCGGAGACCGCCGCCCATTCGGTACGGCCGTGCCAGTTACGGCCGCCGGTAAAGATATTAGGGGTAGGTATCCCCAGTTCTGTAAGCCGTGAACCGTCGGTGCCCCCCCGTATGGGTTTAAGGTAGGAATCGATCCCCAGATTGGCAGCCGCCTTTTTGAGCGTTTCCAGCGCCTCCGGGCGGGCGTCAATTTTTTCCTTCATATTATGATACTGATCCGTGGTCTCCAAAATTACTTTCCCGCCGGGGAACTGTGCTTCCACCGCCCGGGCAAAGTTTTCCAGCGCCGCAAGCCGCCGCTCAATACCGGAGTTTTCAAAATCCCGGATATACATATCCAGGGTACACGCATCCGGGGTACCGTTTATTTCCTGGGTGTTGTAATAGCCGTAATACCCATCGGTGGCCTCCGGGCTTTCCGACCGGGGAAGCATCCCCGTAAAGGAAGCCGCCATGGTGATGGCATTGGCCATGATCCCCCGGGCATAGCCGGGATGTATGGTCTTTCCCTTGAACTGAGCCTTTATTTTCCAGGCGTTAAAGCATTCAACCTCAAGCTCCCCCACGGGGCCGCCGTCCAGGGTATAGCAGACCGTAGATTTGATGCGCTCCAGGGGAAACTCCGGAAGGCCCTTGCCGGTTTCCTCGTCCGGGGTAAAGATAATTTCCACCGGCCCGTGGGGTATCTCCGGATGTGTCAGGAGCCATTCCAGGGCGCCCATAATTTCCGCTATGCCCGCCTTGTCATCCGCCCCCAGGAGGGTGGAGCCGTCGGTATGGATAATGGCCTTCCCCTTCTGTGCGGCAAGGGAGGCATCCTCTCTGGGATCAAGGACATTGTTGCCGGTCAGTTGTATTTTTTGCCCATCGTAGTTTTTTACCAGTTGGGGCTTAACATCCTTGCCTGAGACATCCGAGGCGGTGTCCAGGTGGGCTAAAAAACCGACCGCCTGCCGGGATTCCCTGCCTGGGCTGGGAGGCAGCCGGGCTATGACATAACAGTGATCCGTCAGGTCTACGTCCGTAAGCCCCAGACCCCGCAGTTCCTCCGCCAGGGCCTTTGCCAGATCCCATTGGCCGGGAGTGGAGGGGGTTTCCTTAACATCAGGATCACTGGTGGTCCAGTAACGGACGTATTTTAGGAAACGGGGGACTATCAAGTCTGTAAGCTTGGCATCGTCTATTTCTTTAATTTGTGTTTGCATATTTTAGAGTATGGATATAAATGAAGGCCTGGTAAAGATACCGGTATTAGGGATACTTCTTCTTAAACCCCTGTACCCGCGCCGAAGCAACCACACTGAGTGGTGAACGATCCCCCCGGGAGATGTACTGATACCCGATACCGGCAATCATGGCCCCGTTGTCCCCGCAGAATTCCAGGGGCGGGAACACACAGCGGAGATCCGTCTTTTCGGCGAGACGGGAGCGGAGGTACGAGTTGGCCGCCACTCCACCGCCCGCAACGATGGTGTTGAGCCCCGTATCCTCAGCGGCCCGAAAAAGAGCGCGCAGCAGTATCTCTACCGCAGTTTTCTGGAACGAGGCGGCAATATCCGCAGGTCCTGCGGCGGTATCCCGGGGATTGCGGAATTGTTCCAACTGGTTTATCACCGCGGTCTTGAGTCCCGAGTAGGACAAGTCGTAGGGATGATCCCCCTTGTGGAGGCTGGGCATGGGGAAACGAAAAGCGGCGGGGTCCCCGTCTTTTGCCAGCTTATCGATGTAGGCCCCGCCGGGGTAGCCGAAGCCGTAGTACTTGGACACCTTGTCGAAGGCTTCCCCCACGCATCGTCAATGGTAGTTCCCAGGACGGTGATATCGTCAAAGTCGTCCACCCGGCAGATGATGCTGTGGCCCCCGGAAACCAGGAGCCCCAGGAAGGGGTACTCCGGAGGGGGGGATACCGGCGTATTTCCCAGGGAGAGCCGGGGGGCGTAGAGATGGGCCAACATATGGTTTACAGCGATAAAGGGGAGCTTCCCGGCCCAGGCAAAGGCCTTGGCGAAACTGAGGCCTACCAAAAGCGATCCCAGAAGTCCCGGGTGGGCTGTGGCGGCAACGCCATCAATTCCGGCAGGGTTCAGGCCGGCCTTTTCCAGGGCTTCCCTGACTACCCCGTAGATCCACTCGGTGTGCATACGGCTCGCCAATTCGGGTACCACCCCATCGTATTTTGCGTGAAGGGGTATTTGGGTTGCCACCACATTGGAAAGGACCAGCTTTCCATCTTCCACTACCGCTGCGGCACATTCATCGCAGGAAGATTCAATTCCAAGGATCTTCATTACCGATACTTTACTATTACATCGCCTCTACGTACAGGCACTTTCGGAATTCGTCCGCGGAACCCTGCATCTTTTTCAGAGCCTTGATTTCAATCTGACGGACCGTCTCCG
Coding sequences within:
- a CDS encoding FecR family protein; translated protein: MKNALLAVILCFCFSLSLVSAQETTATIQELKGTVEVKASGTADWTAARQGMRLAKAASISTGIKSTAVIALGNSIITVRPLTRLSLEELTRNQDAEKVDIYIQSGRIRTEVSPPSGGKIDFTVRSPMATASVRGTTFDFDGENLSVTSGRVNLSGSDGVPTVVRAGESSYVSGRFGRAVNTARVTITRPAAASPAPAGTDSTTVSGPPVGTSPPPTNGSLGIGLDWYRPNGK
- a CDS encoding glycerol-3-phosphate O-acyltransferase, yielding METLSGKFKDLIQDAVRRSRIDSVVTEQNVYQEGDENVLPLLHKMVETLALPGSGVSGFEHLKDLLEKANTGHSCLLFVEHYSNMDLSALHYLLGKEPDPGKDIANALVAIAGIKLNEENPVVAAFTGAHTRLVIYPSRSLSHLDPVKDRAEIVRSNSINRAAMKALMDIKVKGKLILVFPSGTRYRPWDPSTKKGVREIDSYIKSFDYMCMVAINGELLHIRQGDMMDDFVEEDVIRYTAGPVQSCAEFRNAARLKAEAAGVEDKKQAVVDTIMERLEEMHIAAEAERQRLISS
- the pepT gene encoding peptidase T produces the protein MQTQIKEIDDAKLTDLIVPRFLKYVRYWTTSDPDVKETPSTPGQWDLAKALAEELRGLGLTDVDLTDHCYVIARLPPSPGRESRQAVGFLAHLDTASDVSGKDVKPQLVKNYDGQKIQLTGNNVLDPREDASLAAQKGKAIIHTDGSTLLGADDKAGIAEIMGALEWLLTHPEIPHGPVEIIFTPDEETGKGLPEFPLERIKSTVCYTLDGGPVGELEVECFNAWKIKAQFKGKTIHPGYARGIMANAITMAASFTGMLPRSESPEATDGYYGYYNTQEINGTPDACTLDMYIRDFENSGIERRLAALENFARAVEAQFPGGKVILETTDQYHNMKEKIDARPEALETLKKAAANLGIDSYLKPIRGGTDGSRLTELGIPTPNIFTGGRNWHGRTEWAAVSEMTMACKLVIELIRLWGEDFC
- a CDS encoding AMP-dependent synthetase/ligase, with the translated sequence MEQTLPLMLRERARTIPTVVAQYAKDAAGHFQPKTYQQFYTEILYTASGLLELGTKRGDHLGIISDNRQEWIVTDFAILSIGAADVPRGCDSMEQEITYILGITECPLCFVENQKQISKILARRVDLPLLSIIVSYDSVDQHTLEAARDAGIKVLGFGELLELGKGRCSLNHGEIETEMEKGREEDLATIIFTSGTTGEPKGVMLSHNNFLVQQPSWRLVFEVKTGDIWLSVLPVWHVFERSIEYIIFYLNSGIAYSKPVSSILLADFQSIRPHWMVSVPRVWESIMDWSNRHVKKQGWIFKNGFEFFMTVGIMYNYFRDLTFGRIPNFHGRVRLFDFFMGILPLILLCPVQCLTALIVFQPIKKRLGGRFKAGLSGGGALPLKVDLFFNAIGIRLQEGYGLTEAAPIVAARRYKAPRRTTVGQLLLNTEARIVDDTGTILPPGHNGHLQVRGGQVMQGYYRKPELTAKALSPDGWLETGDIAMMTYDNEVRITGRAKDTIVLLGGENVEPVPIENKIRESPWVSHCMIVGQNQKYIAALVVPVQEALMIFAEENNIPIVDYESLLQQAEINELISNEVSRLVSAQAGFKTYERVFKLKLIPKPFEAGEELTGKMELQRSKITAKYGKEIGSLFKS